The proteins below are encoded in one region of Metabacillus dongyingensis:
- a CDS encoding DUF1885 family protein, with protein MASHAFIKLVGGSIKQYITVDEVEELFHYYKDITSKTGEQLNFAYESSAFPYECKQANGYLTLSSEERGYSKMYVGVSSAGEEQPSFLQITLPSDSKYGDKNKANEFSKFLAKKLKGELTLFNGRKMYYYKR; from the coding sequence ATGGCCTCTCACGCATTTATTAAATTAGTCGGCGGATCCATTAAACAGTATATAACGGTTGATGAAGTAGAAGAGCTTTTTCACTACTACAAGGACATTACGAGCAAAACAGGAGAGCAATTAAACTTCGCTTATGAAAGCTCTGCTTTCCCTTATGAATGTAAACAAGCGAATGGATATCTTACCTTATCGTCAGAAGAACGAGGATATTCCAAAATGTATGTCGGAGTCAGTTCAGCCGGTGAGGAACAGCCTTCTTTTCTTCAAATCACCCTCCCCTCTGATTCAAAATACGGAGACAAGAATAAAGCAAATGAGTTTTCAAAGTTCCTTGCAAAAAAACTTAAAGGCGAACTAACCTTATTTAATGGCAGAAAGATGTACTATTATAAAAGATGA
- the lpdA gene encoding dihydrolipoyl dehydrogenase, producing the protein MVVGDFPIETDTLVIGAGPGGYVAAIRAAQLGQKVTIVERGNLGGVCLNVGCIPSKALIAAGHRFEHAKHSEDMGIIAENVKVDFTKVQEFKAGVVKKLVGGVEGLLKGNKVEIVRGEAYFVDSESIKVMDDNSSQTYKFKNAIIATGSRPIEIPGFKYSKRVLDSTGALSLNEIPKKIVVIGAGYIGTELGTAYANFGSEVVFIEAMDEILMGFEKQMSSLVKRNLKKKGNVEIHTKAKAKSVEETENGVKVTFEVKGEEQTVEADYLLVTVGRRANTDELGLEQVGVEMSDRGVIKIDKQCRTSVSNIFAIGDIVEGPPLAHKASYEGKIAAEVIAGENAEIDYLGIPAVVFSEPELASVGYTEAQAKEEGLEVVAAKFPFAANGRALSLNQTDGFLKLVTRKEDGLVIGAQIAGAAASDMISELSLAIEAGMTAEDIAMTIHAHPTLGEITMEAAEVAIGSPIHIVK; encoded by the coding sequence ATGGTAGTAGGAGATTTCCCTATTGAAACAGATACTCTTGTCATTGGTGCGGGACCTGGCGGCTATGTAGCTGCCATCCGCGCTGCACAGCTTGGACAGAAAGTAACAATCGTAGAAAGAGGAAACCTTGGCGGCGTATGTTTGAACGTTGGATGTATTCCTTCTAAAGCGTTAATCGCTGCGGGTCACCGTTTTGAACATGCAAAGCATTCAGAAGACATGGGTATCATTGCAGAAAATGTAAAAGTTGATTTTACAAAAGTTCAAGAATTCAAAGCTGGCGTTGTGAAAAAGCTTGTCGGCGGAGTTGAAGGACTTCTTAAAGGAAACAAAGTTGAAATCGTTCGCGGCGAAGCTTATTTTGTTGACAGTGAATCTATTAAAGTTATGGATGACAATTCATCTCAAACTTATAAATTCAAAAATGCAATCATCGCTACAGGTTCACGCCCGATTGAAATTCCAGGATTCAAATATTCTAAACGCGTTTTAGATTCAACTGGCGCGCTAAGCTTAAATGAAATCCCTAAGAAAATTGTTGTAATTGGTGCAGGATACATCGGCACTGAGCTTGGAACAGCATATGCTAACTTCGGTTCTGAAGTAGTTTTCATTGAAGCAATGGATGAGATCTTAATGGGCTTTGAAAAGCAAATGAGCTCACTTGTAAAACGCAACCTTAAGAAAAAGGGCAACGTTGAAATCCATACAAAAGCTAAAGCTAAATCTGTTGAAGAAACAGAAAACGGCGTAAAGGTAACATTTGAAGTAAAAGGCGAAGAGCAGACAGTTGAAGCTGACTACTTGTTAGTAACAGTTGGACGCCGTGCTAACACAGACGAGCTTGGCCTTGAGCAAGTTGGGGTTGAAATGTCAGACCGCGGCGTGATTAAAATTGATAAGCAGTGCCGCACAAGCGTTTCTAACATCTTTGCAATCGGTGATATCGTTGAAGGACCTCCGCTTGCACATAAAGCTTCTTATGAAGGCAAAATTGCTGCAGAGGTAATCGCCGGAGAGAATGCTGAAATTGATTACTTAGGAATTCCTGCTGTTGTATTCTCTGAGCCTGAACTTGCTTCAGTAGGCTACACAGAAGCACAAGCTAAAGAAGAAGGACTTGAGGTTGTTGCTGCTAAGTTCCCATTTGCTGCAAATGGACGTGCACTTTCTCTTAACCAAACAGACGGATTCTTAAAACTGGTTACACGTAAAGAAGACGGTCTTGTTATTGGAGCGCAAATTGCTGGTGCTGCAGCTTCTGATATGATTTCAGAGCTTAGCCTTGCAATTGAAGCCGGCATGACTGCTGAAGATATTGCGATGACAATTCATGCGCATCCAACATTGGGAGAAATCACAATGGAAGCTGCTGAAGTTGCAATCGGAAGCCCGATTCACATCGTGAAATAA
- a CDS encoding SDR family NAD(P)-dependent oxidoreductase — protein MRLAGKVAVITGGAGGIGKATAMLFADQGAKVVIGDYNSEAGEKAAHEIREKNLPCLFVKTDVTNSDDVQALMKTAVNEYGALDVLFNNAGVSNQSVKIGEMDTDEWDRVVDINLKGVFLGIKHAVPFMIQSGGGSIINTSSVLGMKGKKRMGPYNASKAGVIALTKNAALDYGKENIRVNAIAPGVIDTSIIDEWRKDERRWEIYSKSNALARIGQPDEIAKAVLFLASDDASYVTAATLLVDGGTITF, from the coding sequence ATGAGACTTGCAGGAAAGGTTGCTGTCATTACAGGTGGAGCAGGCGGCATAGGCAAAGCAACTGCGATGCTGTTTGCAGATCAGGGAGCGAAAGTAGTAATCGGCGATTACAACAGTGAAGCTGGAGAAAAAGCGGCTCATGAAATCAGAGAGAAAAACCTGCCATGCCTTTTTGTTAAAACGGATGTGACAAACTCTGATGATGTCCAGGCATTAATGAAAACAGCTGTAAATGAATATGGCGCACTTGATGTTCTTTTTAACAATGCAGGTGTATCGAACCAGAGCGTAAAAATTGGCGAAATGGATACAGATGAATGGGACCGGGTCGTGGACATCAATCTTAAAGGTGTTTTCTTGGGGATCAAACATGCCGTTCCATTCATGATACAGAGCGGCGGAGGCTCAATTATTAATACTTCCAGTGTGCTTGGAATGAAAGGGAAAAAGCGGATGGGTCCATATAATGCATCAAAAGCGGGTGTTATTGCTCTGACAAAGAACGCCGCTCTTGATTATGGAAAGGAAAACATCCGTGTAAACGCGATTGCACCAGGAGTGATTGATACGTCCATTATTGATGAATGGCGCAAAGATGAAAGAAGATGGGAGATCTATTCGAAATCGAATGCTCTTGCAAGAATCGGGCAGCCTGATGAAATCGCAAAGGCCGTCCTGTTTCTGGCAAGTGATGATGCTTCTTATGTGACGGCAGCCACGCTGCTTGTAGATGGCGGCACGATTACCTTTTAA
- a CDS encoding DUF3055 domain-containing protein, producing the protein MNALEKFYDDTEQANVRYVGFASSDRRYDLAIVYSSMFFGKPLVICLQTGKAALLDSSDIEDLELLKHTFRTETLQQASELSDFFKEVIPDVQLTTEYE; encoded by the coding sequence ATGAATGCATTAGAGAAGTTTTATGATGATACCGAGCAGGCTAACGTAAGGTATGTGGGATTTGCTTCAAGTGACCGGAGGTATGATTTGGCCATAGTTTACTCAAGCATGTTTTTTGGGAAACCTCTCGTCATATGTCTCCAAACCGGTAAAGCAGCACTCCTTGACTCGTCTGATATCGAAGACCTCGAACTCCTCAAGCACACATTTCGCACTGAAACCCTGCAGCAGGCATCAGAACTCTCTGATTTCTTCAAAGAAGTGATCCCAGACGTCCAATTGACCACCGAATATGAATAA
- a CDS encoding SDR family oxidoreductase has protein sequence MHVKEMFDLTDKVAIITGGGRGLGEQMAEGFAQAGASLVLCSRKAAACEEAAARLSREYGVKAIALSCDVTNSEDVKNVVKTTIEEFGKIDILVNNSGATWGAPVQDMPLEAWNKVMNVNVTGTFLMSQEAGKHMIKQKSGKIINIASVAGLGGTDPRYMDTIAYNTSKGAVITFTKDLAVKWGQHNINVNAIAPGFFPTKMSQVIIENGKNHFLNITPLKRFGTDQDLKGAALFLAARASDFITGDVLVVDGGTHAM, from the coding sequence ATGCACGTGAAAGAAATGTTCGATCTGACAGATAAAGTAGCTATTATAACGGGCGGGGGACGTGGACTCGGCGAGCAGATGGCTGAGGGATTTGCACAGGCAGGAGCCTCGCTTGTCCTCTGTTCCAGAAAAGCCGCGGCATGTGAAGAGGCAGCTGCCCGGTTAAGCAGGGAATATGGAGTAAAAGCTATTGCATTATCTTGTGATGTAACAAATAGTGAAGATGTAAAAAATGTTGTAAAAACAACAATCGAGGAATTTGGCAAGATTGATATATTAGTAAATAACAGCGGAGCAACATGGGGAGCTCCTGTTCAAGATATGCCGCTTGAAGCGTGGAATAAGGTGATGAATGTAAATGTTACCGGTACATTTTTGATGTCTCAGGAAGCAGGCAAACATATGATTAAGCAAAAGAGCGGGAAAATCATCAATATCGCCTCTGTTGCAGGGCTTGGCGGAACAGACCCGCGGTATATGGATACCATTGCATACAACACAAGTAAAGGCGCTGTCATCACTTTTACAAAGGACCTGGCCGTGAAATGGGGACAGCACAACATTAATGTGAATGCTATTGCACCAGGCTTTTTCCCTACTAAAATGTCACAGGTGATCATTGAAAACGGGAAAAATCATTTCCTGAATATCACACCGCTTAAACGATTTGGAACAGATCAGGATTTAAAAGGCGCTGCCCTGTTTTTGGCGGCAAGAGCTTCTGATTTTATCACAGGTGATGTTCTCGTCGTAGACGGCGGAACACATGCCATGTAA
- a CDS encoding GapA-binding peptide SR1P, which translates to MGTIVCQTCNGTIDHFEDEKVSVLYGKCTSCDCQVLEREITVIQGV; encoded by the coding sequence ATGGGAACAATCGTATGTCAAACATGCAATGGTACTATCGATCATTTTGAGGACGAAAAGGTCAGTGTTTTGTATGGGAAGTGCACAAGCTGCGATTGCCAAGTACTCGAGAGAGAAATTACAGTTATTCAAGGGGTTTAA
- a CDS encoding aminotransferase class I/II-fold pyridoxal phosphate-dependent enzyme — translation MSQYETPLFTGLKEHAKKDPVQFHIPGHKKGAGIDPEFRSFIGDPALSIDLINIGPLDDLHSPKGMIKKAQDLAAEAFGADYTFFSVQGTSGAIMTMVMAVCGPGDKILVPRNVHKSVMSAVVFSGATPIFIHPEIDKELGISHGITTESVEHALEQHPDAKGLLVINPTYFGVSADLKKIVEIAHSYKVPVLVDEAHGVHIHFHEDLPMSAMQAGADMAATSVHKLGGSMTQSSVLNVREGLVSVQRVQTILSMLTTTSTSYLLLASLDVARKRLATEGRELVERAIHLAEDTRRKINEIDKIECIGEEIVGTKAAYDYDPTKLIISIKELGLNGYDVEKWLRENYNIEVEMSDLYNILCIITPGDSERETGILVEALQALSSEFMNASADLVKPTVMLPDIPVLALTPRDAFYAETEIVPFSESAGRIIAEFIMVYPPGIPIFIPGEIISEENLAYVRKNLEVGLPVQGPEDPELNYLRVIKEHKAIR, via the coding sequence TTGTCGCAATATGAAACACCCTTATTTACAGGATTAAAAGAGCATGCAAAAAAAGATCCTGTTCAATTCCATATCCCAGGACATAAAAAAGGTGCAGGAATTGATCCTGAATTCCGCTCGTTTATCGGGGACCCTGCTCTTTCCATAGATTTAATCAACATCGGACCTTTGGATGATCTTCACTCTCCAAAAGGAATGATCAAAAAAGCTCAAGACTTGGCAGCTGAAGCATTTGGTGCAGATTATACTTTCTTCTCTGTACAGGGAACAAGCGGGGCTATCATGACAATGGTGATGGCTGTTTGCGGACCTGGAGATAAAATCCTTGTTCCCCGCAATGTTCATAAGTCGGTTATGTCCGCGGTCGTTTTCTCGGGAGCTACTCCAATCTTTATTCACCCTGAAATTGATAAAGAGCTTGGCATTTCACACGGCATTACAACTGAATCTGTTGAACATGCTCTTGAGCAGCACCCAGATGCAAAAGGACTGCTTGTCATCAACCCTACTTATTTCGGAGTTTCGGCTGATTTAAAAAAAATCGTTGAAATTGCCCATTCGTACAAGGTCCCTGTTCTTGTCGATGAGGCTCATGGGGTTCATATACATTTTCATGAGGACCTCCCAATGTCAGCCATGCAGGCAGGTGCAGACATGGCGGCAACAAGTGTTCATAAGCTGGGCGGATCAATGACACAAAGCTCTGTGTTAAACGTCCGCGAAGGATTGGTATCTGTTCAAAGAGTTCAAACCATCTTAAGCATGCTGACAACAACTTCTACATCATATCTGCTTTTAGCATCGCTTGATGTGGCAAGAAAACGTTTGGCAACAGAAGGCCGCGAGCTCGTCGAACGGGCAATCCACCTTGCAGAGGATACACGCAGAAAGATTAATGAGATAGATAAAATCGAGTGCATCGGCGAGGAGATTGTCGGCACCAAAGCGGCATATGATTACGATCCGACTAAGCTGATCATTTCCATCAAAGAGCTCGGCTTAAATGGCTATGATGTTGAAAAATGGCTGCGCGAAAACTATAATATTGAAGTTGAAATGTCAGATTTATATAACATTCTTTGCATCATTACACCAGGGGATTCTGAAAGAGAAACAGGCATTTTAGTTGAAGCGCTGCAGGCTCTGTCTTCAGAATTTATGAATGCATCTGCAGACTTGGTAAAACCGACTGTCATGCTGCCTGATATTCCTGTTTTAGCACTGACACCTCGCGATGCTTTTTACGCAGAAACAGAAATTGTCCCTTTCAGTGAATCGGCAGGACGCATCATTGCCGAGTTTATCATGGTTTATCCCCCAGGAATTCCAATTTTCATCCCTGGAGAAATCATATCTGAAGAAAATCTTGCATATGTGCGCAAGAACCTGGAAGTTGGTCTCCCTGTACAAGGACCAGAAGATCCTGAGCTTAATTATTTGAGAGTGATAAAAGAGCATAAAGCAATCAGATAA
- a CDS encoding thiolase family protein, giving the protein MNRDPVIVAAVRTPIGRQGGALSSMEASEFGAIVIKEAMNRAKVSADMIDDVIFGNVLSGGGNIARLTALSTGLSLDIPGLTVDRQCGSGINAVNLAAQAIKAGDGDVYIAGGTESMSLAPYLMEKPKKPFSPAPPRFKSAVLSPKEIGNPPMGITAENLVSKYEISRAEQDEYALRSQQRMAAAVSEGRFDEQIVPVEIRQRKGDPFFFKADEHPRPNTTLEGLKALGPAFKEGGTVTAGSSSGLNDAASAVVVMSREKALELGLTPLCTVKQYAVAGVDPNIMGIGPVPAVKKVLERANLSLADMDIVELNEAFAAQVLACDRELDFDHSKLNVNGGAIAHGHPLGATGAILMTKAIYELKRSGGRYALITACIGGGQGIATIIERETD; this is encoded by the coding sequence ATGAATCGTGATCCGGTCATCGTAGCTGCTGTCAGAACTCCAATTGGGAGACAGGGCGGTGCACTTTCATCAATGGAAGCCAGTGAATTTGGCGCCATTGTTATAAAAGAGGCAATGAACAGAGCAAAGGTATCAGCAGACATGATCGATGATGTCATTTTTGGAAATGTTCTCTCAGGCGGAGGGAATATTGCAAGATTAACAGCCTTGTCCACAGGACTATCACTGGATATACCGGGGCTGACAGTTGACCGTCAATGCGGCTCAGGCATCAATGCTGTCAATCTTGCAGCGCAGGCGATCAAAGCGGGCGACGGAGACGTTTATATTGCAGGCGGCACGGAAAGTATGTCTCTTGCTCCCTATTTAATGGAGAAACCGAAAAAACCATTCAGTCCGGCACCGCCGAGATTTAAGTCAGCTGTGCTGTCGCCAAAAGAAATCGGCAATCCTCCTATGGGAATTACAGCTGAGAATCTGGTTTCCAAATATGAGATCAGCCGCGCGGAACAAGATGAATATGCTCTCCGCAGCCAGCAGAGAATGGCAGCAGCTGTATCAGAAGGAAGATTTGACGAGCAGATTGTTCCTGTAGAAATACGTCAGCGAAAAGGAGACCCTTTCTTTTTCAAAGCAGATGAACATCCCCGTCCGAATACAACGCTCGAAGGTTTAAAAGCATTGGGTCCTGCTTTTAAAGAAGGCGGCACTGTTACTGCCGGCAGCAGTTCTGGACTGAATGATGCTGCATCAGCAGTAGTTGTCATGTCCCGGGAAAAAGCTTTGGAACTTGGTTTGACGCCGCTATGCACAGTAAAGCAGTATGCAGTTGCAGGTGTCGATCCGAATATTATGGGAATCGGTCCTGTTCCAGCAGTGAAAAAAGTACTTGAGAGAGCAAATTTATCACTGGCAGACATGGACATCGTCGAACTGAATGAAGCCTTTGCGGCACAGGTCTTAGCATGCGACCGGGAACTGGATTTTGATCACAGCAAGCTGAACGTAAACGGGGGCGCAATTGCTCACGGCCATCCGCTTGGGGCAACAGGTGCCATTTTGATGACAAAGGCCATCTATGAGCTGAAGCGATCTGGGGGACGCTATGCCCTGATCACAGCGTGTATAGGAGGCGGTCAGGGAATTGCGACAATCATAGAAAGAGAGACTGATTAA
- a CDS encoding polysaccharide deacetylase family protein: protein MKHLLCILAAVCLLAACSSDQTGNQAAKHEIADKQDEGQKSDKAPEEPAPEEKEKESAETEAEPEALPEYKINPANWTIEPLSANINAKTVLITIDDAPDKHSLEMAHTLKNLGVNAIFFVNGHFIDSDEEKKTLIDIHNLGFPIGNHTMTHANLKDLSPEEQRNEIVRLNDLVEATIGERPRFFRAPFGSNTDESRKLAKEEKMVLMNWTYGYDWEKAYQSKDALTDIMVHSPFLTDGANLLMHDRKWTNEALKGIVEGLRAKGYEIADPHSIGKIS, encoded by the coding sequence ATGAAGCATTTGCTTTGCATCTTGGCTGCGGTCTGTTTACTTGCAGCGTGCAGCTCAGATCAAACCGGTAATCAAGCAGCGAAACATGAAATAGCGGACAAACAGGATGAAGGACAAAAGAGTGACAAGGCACCTGAAGAGCCTGCGCCTGAGGAAAAGGAAAAAGAAAGCGCGGAGACCGAAGCAGAACCAGAAGCTCTTCCTGAATACAAGATAAATCCGGCCAATTGGACAATTGAGCCTTTAAGTGCAAATATCAATGCAAAGACTGTCCTGATTACGATTGATGATGCACCTGATAAACACAGTCTGGAAATGGCTCATACGCTAAAAAATCTGGGCGTAAATGCGATTTTTTTCGTTAATGGCCACTTCATAGATTCAGATGAAGAAAAAAAGACACTGATAGATATTCATAATCTCGGGTTTCCGATCGGCAATCATACGATGACACATGCTAATTTGAAAGATCTTTCTCCTGAAGAGCAGCGAAACGAAATCGTTCGGCTGAATGATCTAGTAGAAGCAACAATCGGAGAAAGACCTCGTTTCTTTCGTGCTCCATTCGGAAGCAACACAGACGAAAGCCGGAAGCTTGCAAAGGAAGAAAAGATGGTCTTGATGAACTGGACATACGGTTATGATTGGGAAAAGGCGTATCAATCAAAAGATGCCCTTACAGACATTATGGTCCATTCACCGTTCCTGACAGATGGAGCGAATCTGTTAATGCATGACCGGAAATGGACAAACGAAGCATTAAAGGGGATTGTAGAAGGATTAAGAGCCAAGGGATATGAAATAGCTGATCCCCATTCAATCGGAAAAATCTCATGA
- a CDS encoding dihydrolipoamide acetyltransferase family protein, with the protein MSFEFKMPDIGEGIHEGEIVKWFIKPGDEVNEDDVLAEIQNDKAVVEIPSPVKGKVIELKVEEGTVATVGQTLITFDAPGYENLKFKGDDHGDEPAKEEKTEAQVQSTAEAGQDVKKEEAPKQETAAATGAGAQDQAEVDPDRRIIAMPSVRKYAREKGVEIRQVSGSGKNGRIGKEDIDAFLEGGSKPAETQTEAPQTEAKEEKAEQKAPAKQAVPEGDFPETREKMSPMRKAISKAMVNSKQTAPHVTLMDEVDVTKLVSHRKQFKGVAAEQGIKLTYLPYVVKALTSALKKYPVLNTSIDDKTEEVIQKHYYNIGIAADTEKGLMVPVVKNAERKSIFDISDEINGLATKARDGKLSAAEMKGASCTITNIGSAGGQWFTPVINHPEVAILGIGRIAEKAIVVDGEIVAAPVLALSLSFDHRMIDGATAQNALNHIKRLLNDPQLILMEA; encoded by the coding sequence GTGTCATTCGAATTTAAAATGCCGGATATCGGTGAGGGTATCCACGAAGGTGAAATTGTAAAGTGGTTTATCAAGCCAGGCGATGAAGTAAACGAAGATGATGTACTGGCTGAAATCCAGAACGATAAAGCTGTCGTTGAAATTCCTTCTCCTGTAAAAGGAAAAGTTATTGAGCTTAAAGTTGAAGAGGGAACTGTTGCTACTGTTGGACAAACTCTTATCACATTTGATGCTCCTGGTTACGAAAACCTTAAATTTAAAGGTGATGACCATGGAGATGAGCCTGCTAAAGAAGAGAAAACAGAAGCACAAGTTCAATCTACAGCTGAAGCTGGCCAAGATGTGAAAAAAGAAGAAGCTCCTAAACAAGAAACAGCAGCAGCTACAGGCGCAGGTGCACAGGATCAGGCTGAAGTCGATCCAGACCGCCGCATCATTGCAATGCCTTCTGTACGCAAATATGCACGTGAAAAAGGCGTTGAAATCCGCCAAGTATCTGGATCAGGCAAAAACGGACGCATCGGCAAAGAAGACATTGATGCATTCTTAGAAGGCGGATCTAAACCTGCTGAAACGCAAACTGAAGCTCCTCAAACAGAAGCTAAAGAAGAAAAAGCAGAGCAAAAAGCACCTGCAAAACAAGCTGTTCCAGAAGGCGACTTCCCGGAAACACGCGAAAAAATGAGCCCAATGCGCAAAGCAATCTCTAAAGCAATGGTTAACTCAAAACAAACAGCTCCACACGTAACTTTGATGGATGAAGTGGATGTGACGAAACTAGTTTCTCACAGAAAACAGTTCAAAGGTGTTGCAGCGGAGCAGGGAATTAAGTTAACATATTTACCGTACGTAGTGAAAGCTCTTACATCAGCGCTTAAAAAATATCCGGTTCTTAACACTTCTATCGATGACAAAACAGAAGAAGTTATTCAAAAGCATTACTACAACATCGGTATTGCTGCTGATACAGAAAAAGGACTTATGGTTCCAGTTGTTAAAAACGCAGAACGCAAATCAATCTTTGACATTTCTGATGAAATTAACGGCTTAGCTACTAAAGCACGCGACGGTAAACTTTCTGCTGCGGAAATGAAGGGCGCTTCTTGTACAATTACAAACATCGGCTCAGCTGGCGGACAATGGTTCACTCCAGTAATTAATCACCCAGAGGTTGCAATCCTTGGAATCGGCCGCATTGCTGAAAAAGCAATCGTAGTTGACGGTGAAATTGTTGCTGCTCCAGTGCTTGCTTTATCATTAAGCTTTGACCACCGCATGATCGATGGTGCTACAGCACAAAATGCATTAAATCACATTAAGCGTTTATTGAACGACCCACAACTTATTCTAATGGAGGCGTAA
- a CDS encoding acyl-CoA dehydrogenase: MNFTYSDKVIVLQKQVTSFMEEFVYPNEKKYEEQLNAQESRWSEVPPIMEELKIKAKERGLWNLFLPESEHGAGLTNLEYAPLCEIMGRSLLAPEVFNCAAPDTGNMEVLVRYGTDEQKEKWLKPLLAGEIRSCFSMTEPDVASADATNIGASIIRDGDEYVINGRKWWSSGAGDPRCKIAIVMGKSDFQAPKYEQQSMILVPLDAEGVKIERVLPVFGYDHAPHGHAEITFDNVRVPSSNMLLGEGRGFEIAQGRLGPGRIHHCMRLIGAAERALEELCKRVQTREAFGKPISSQGVIREWIADSRIEIEQARLLTLKAAYMMDTVGNKAAKTEIAMIKVIAPNMALKVIDRAIQAFGAAGVSEDTPLAAQWASARTLRIADGPDEVHRAQLARLELKKYDVNLQTV, translated from the coding sequence TTGAACTTTACTTACTCAGATAAAGTGATTGTCTTACAAAAACAAGTAACATCTTTTATGGAAGAATTCGTTTATCCAAATGAAAAAAAGTATGAAGAACAATTGAATGCGCAGGAATCCAGGTGGTCTGAAGTTCCGCCCATTATGGAAGAGCTGAAAATTAAGGCTAAAGAAAGAGGTTTATGGAATTTATTTTTGCCTGAAAGCGAGCACGGGGCAGGACTTACAAATTTGGAATATGCACCGCTATGTGAAATTATGGGACGCTCATTGCTTGCACCTGAAGTGTTTAACTGTGCAGCGCCTGATACAGGAAACATGGAGGTCCTCGTGCGATACGGCACAGATGAACAAAAAGAGAAATGGCTGAAGCCTCTTCTTGCAGGGGAAATTCGTTCATGCTTTTCCATGACTGAGCCAGATGTTGCGTCAGCAGATGCGACGAATATTGGAGCAAGCATCATCCGTGATGGGGATGAGTATGTCATTAACGGAAGAAAATGGTGGTCTTCAGGAGCCGGCGACCCACGCTGCAAGATTGCCATTGTGATGGGCAAATCTGATTTTCAGGCACCAAAATATGAACAGCAGTCGATGATTTTAGTGCCGCTTGATGCTGAAGGCGTCAAAATTGAAAGAGTTCTGCCTGTTTTCGGCTACGATCACGCACCGCACGGTCATGCTGAAATCACTTTTGATAACGTAAGGGTGCCGTCTTCAAATATGCTCCTCGGAGAAGGAAGAGGATTTGAAATTGCCCAGGGCCGGCTTGGACCGGGTAGGATTCATCACTGCATGAGATTAATCGGGGCTGCAGAACGTGCGCTTGAAGAATTATGTAAGCGCGTACAAACCAGAGAGGCGTTCGGCAAACCGATTTCAAGCCAGGGGGTCATCAGAGAATGGATCGCAGACTCCCGCATTGAAATTGAGCAGGCCCGCTTATTGACATTAAAAGCGGCATACATGATGGATACAGTCGGCAATAAAGCAGCCAAAACAGAAATCGCAATGATTAAAGTCATTGCTCCGAATATGGCTCTTAAAGTAATCGACCGGGCTATTCAGGCATTCGGTGCAGCTGGAGTCAGCGAGGACACACCGCTTGCTGCTCAGTGGGCAAGTGCCAGAACCCTGAGAATTGCTGACGGTCCTGATGAAGTGCATCGCGCTCAGCTGGCAAGGCTTGAGCTGAAAAAATACGATGTGAATCTTCAGACTGTATAA